Within Quercus lobata isolate SW786 chromosome 5, ValleyOak3.0 Primary Assembly, whole genome shotgun sequence, the genomic segment GATATTTCAGTCTTTATGAAGGAATATTTGGTAGCAAACCatgtcttcctttttttccctcCCCCCGCAATTGATAGATGGCAATTCGCATAATACTTTGCTCCAATCACGATAATTCCctataaaaacattttttttttttaaaagttcttGCTTCTTATGTAGGTAAGGAACTGGACCAAACCTCCATAGGAAGACTTGGAATAACTTCATTCTTAGCTTTATTAACTAGTTCAACTGATTTGCACGATCATTTTTTCCTACTCTCTGTTACACAAACTTCTCTtccacttgtttttgaaaaacaacatTCATCTAATATGTGCATCATCTAGATAAGGCAATAACAAAAGTACCCTTGAAGAGACAAACTTCAATCTCGATGATGACAAATTTTTTCGATTTTTTCACtggaaaaaataaacacatagcAATTGTGGCAACTGCAGCGCCCCTTGTCATCTTTGGCAGCATTTTAGCTGGATGGGCTTTAGCAAATCGTTCTTGCAAAACAAGAAAACCTATGATTAAACGTTTTTCTAGCAAGACTTTGAACCTTGCGACTCTCCACGGAGGCAAACTAGCCTACCAGAAATTGGTTGATTATCATGATGCTCAAGTGGATGCAGAAGCACTACGTAGAGCTGAGACAGAATTAGATCGTTTACTTGAAGAGGaacaacttgatttttataTGCTGCAGGTTAGGCATTTTTAGATTTCCACCATGcaatatattttagaaaaattcctgctgttgataaaaattttcacTTATGTTGATGTAGTTTCttctataaatcaataaacagaaATGAAAGAGAAGTACTTGCATGGATGCTTTCTTTTAAAGCTTAAACTTGTTCCACAGATGGATTTAACATCTTTCTGTCTTTCCATTAATGAAGCAGCGAGCGGTGGCAAAGCTGGAAATGAGCggaaaagaagaacatgcagtGGCAAAATTGGAGAAGGCATTGGAGAAGATGAAGGAGGAAAATAAACAACTTGAAGCCTATGAAACCGATATGTTGCTTGTGGAGATGCTCATCTACAAGGTCTTTATTTCTTCTCCTCCCAGCTTCTTCACACAAAAAGCCCGTTTAACTTGCAGTTCTATCTCTAGATCTAACCTTTTTTAGAGCAAGCTGATGACGTTTAGAATATGACCAATTGCTATTTCATTAGTAGAAAAATAACTCATTCGTTATAATGCTTGGGTACACATGAATAAGTTATTAGTAATTCTTTAAAGTCAAAATTGCACTTGCGTATGAAAATATATTGGGAAAAGTTAACAGATGCCCTAAAAGTATTGGTTTAGGAAattttcttagaatttttttatgagaaaagaaaaaagaaattatatatttttatatttttctataaaagtggtatcaaatctttcttaaaataatccattaacaaatgccctGAGAGTACCTGTTAATTAGACCTAGATATATTAGCTAGCCTAGACAAATCTCAAGTATTGTTGATGTGAattactataatattttgaGATTAAAAGTCTTACTTCTTtatttctcctttcttttcttttttttcaactttattttctttttatagtttttaaactttaaaagaC encodes:
- the LOC115992572 gene encoding uncharacterized protein LOC115992572 isoform X2 → MMTNFFDFFTGKNKHIAIVATAAPLVIFGSILAGWALANRSCKTRKPMIKRFSSKTLNLATLHGGKLAYQKLVDYHDAQVDAEALRRAETELDRLLEEEQLDFYMLQRAVAKLEMSGKEEHAVAKLEKALEKMKEENKQLEAYETDMLLVEMLIYKGDFEKANKCECLKHEEISDARRPLYKAIIHIMLDRPKGKEEAKKCWEDFMEIQRHFEWPPCSNEIQAHKVITDFNEFEREVKLLKDDIAKAHAKKTQA
- the LOC115992572 gene encoding uncharacterized protein LOC115992572 isoform X1, giving the protein MMTNFFDFFTGKNKHIAIVATAAPLVIFGSILAGWALANRSCKTRKPMIKRFSSKTLNLATLHGGKLAYQKLVDYHDAQVDAEALRRAETELDRLLEEEQLDFYMLQQRAVAKLEMSGKEEHAVAKLEKALEKMKEENKQLEAYETDMLLVEMLIYKGDFEKANKCECLKHEEISDARRPLYKAIIHIMLDRPKGKEEAKKCWEDFMEIQRHFEWPPCSNEIQAHKVITDFNEFEREVKLLKDDIAKAHAKKTQA